From the Kitasatospora atroaurantiaca genome, the window CCCGGTCGGTGGTGGTGTCGTCCGCGAAGCGACGGTCACCGGTCGCGTCGGGCACGTACTTCACACAGACAACGATCCTCAAGCTCACGGCCTGTCTCCTGTACTGGTCTCGTCCGGCGGCTGCGGCTGTGCAAGCGGGTACTGGGCCGCCTTGGGGAAAGGCGCACTCCAGGCCCACTCCGGGCAGCGTATTCCTGTGCCCGTCCGGAACTTCCTGGCAGCATACTCGCGAGTAGCTTAGCCGTCACTACTGGCCAGTAGCTTAGCGCTGCCGGGTCCCGGCCGAGCGTCCCGCACCTCCCGTCCGCGCTGGCGGAGAGGGGTACGGGACGGCTGCACTGCCGTCTGCGCCCATCCTGCCTCAGCCGAGGCCCGGGACCACCTGACTGGGCAGCAGATCGACTGTGAGATTGAACGGTCTTGACAAGATTCACCTGGCCGGACGGTCCCTCAGTCCTTGAGCCCGGCAGTCCTACAGTCCTTGGCCGGCTTCATATCGCCTCGCCGAGCGCCGCGATCACATCCGCCCGGCGCGGCTGCCCGGCCGCCCGGCGGATCACCCGTCCGGTCGCGTCCAGCACCAGGACGGTCGGAGTCCGCAGGATGTCCAGGCGCCGTACCAACTCGAGGCGCTCCTCGGCGTCGATCTCGACGTGCGCCACGCCGTCCACCATCTCGGCGACCTCCGCCAGAACGCGGCGGGTCGCCCGGCAGGGCTGGCAGAACGCCGTAGAGAACTGCACCAGCGTGGCCCGCGCCCCCAGCTCCTCCCCCAGCTCCGCCTCCGAGAGCCGGACGGCCCCGTCCTTCGTGCGCACCCGCAGCCTCCCGTCACGCCAGGCCCGCAGCAGCCCGAACGCGCTCGCCAGCACGAGCACCGCAACACACACCACCAAGCCGGTCATCGCTCCAGTGTGCGGCACTTCACCGCGGGGGCGGGGCGTGGGGGCGGGCGTACAAAGGGGATCGGGGGGTGTCCGGGTGTCGAAACAGCGTGCCGGACGGCAGTACCATCACGCCCGTGGACTCCCTCGAGCGACACCGACACCGACCCGGGCCGCGGCTGACCAGCCGCCGCGTGGTCGACCTGTGCCGGGCCACCGCGTCGCGCTGTCGCTGACCGCTCTCTCCCATCCCTCCCCCCTTTCTTCCCGCCGCTCTGCCCCGGAGTCCCCATGCAGATCGACCCGCGCGGCCCTCGCTTCGCCGCCGTCCTCACCACCGTCGTCCTCGCCGCCGTACTGATCACCGGTAGCGGCCGGCTGCTCGCCGCCCAGGCCGTCGTCTTCGCCGTCGGCAGTCTCGCCGGCCTGCAGTACTCGCCGTACGGCTGGCTGTACCGCACCCTGGTAAGGCCCCGCCTCGGCGCGCCCCGCGAACTGGAGGACGCCCGCCCGCCCCGGTTCGCGCAGGGAGTGGGCCTCGCGTTCGCGGTGATCGGCACCGTCGGCTATCTGTCAGGTCTGTCCTGGCTCGGCCTCACGGCCACCGCCTTCGCCCTCGGCGCCGCGTTCCTCAACGCCGCCTTCGGCTACTGCCTGGGCTGCGAGATGTATCTGCTGCTGCGGCGCGGCCAGGCCCGGCTCGGCACCACCGGGCGGTAGGCCGGACCGGCCTGCGGACCAAGCCCGTGGGCCCGTGCGGCGGCCACCCATGCGGCATGTATCACCCGCCGGACGCGCTCAGGTGACAGAAAGCACTCCTTCGGGGGATCATCTGCGTGTATCACCCGTGGCCGCCGCGGCGTGCCGCGCCTTCGGTCGGCCCCACCCGCGCCTCGGGAACCACCGGACCGACCGGGCCCCAGGCCCGTGGGAAGTAGGGCTTACCGTGGCAGAGTTCGTGTACCCGCCGGTGATCGGGGCGGCGCTCACCGTCTTCCGCGCGCTCGATGTCCGCATCAAGATCGTGGGAGCGGAGAACATCCCCGCCGAGGGCGGCGCGGTGCTGGTGAGCAATCACATCAGCTACCTCGACTTCCTCTTCGCCGGCCTCGGCGCCTACAAGGGCGGTAGGCGCAAGACCCGCTTCATGGCAAAGGACGACGTCTTCAAGCACGGCGTCTCCGGCCCCCTGATGCGCGGCATGAAGCACATCCCCGTGGACCGGACGGACGGCCAGCCCGCATACGAGGAGGCCGTGAAGGCCCTCAAGGCCGGCGAGGTGGTCGGGGTGTTCCCCGAGGCGACCATCAGCCGCTCGTTCATGCTGAAGAAGTTCAAGACCGGCGCCGCCCGGATGGCCGCCGACTCCGGCGCCCCACTGCTGCCGGTGGTGCTCTGGGGCACCCAGCAGCTGTGGACCAAGGGCCGCCCGAAGACCCTGACCAAGCGCCACGTCCCGGTGACCATCAT encodes:
- a CDS encoding TlpA family protein disulfide reductase translates to MTGLVVCVAVLVLASAFGLLRAWRDGRLRVRTKDGAVRLSEAELGEELGARATLVQFSTAFCQPCRATRRVLAEVAEMVDGVAHVEIDAEERLELVRRLDILRTPTVLVLDATGRVIRRAAGQPRRADVIAALGEAI
- a CDS encoding DUF4395 domain-containing protein — encoded protein: MQIDPRGPRFAAVLTTVVLAAVLITGSGRLLAAQAVVFAVGSLAGLQYSPYGWLYRTLVRPRLGAPRELEDARPPRFAQGVGLAFAVIGTVGYLSGLSWLGLTATAFALGAAFLNAAFGYCLGCEMYLLLRRGQARLGTTGR
- a CDS encoding lysophospholipid acyltransferase family protein; the encoded protein is MAEFVYPPVIGAALTVFRALDVRIKIVGAENIPAEGGAVLVSNHISYLDFLFAGLGAYKGGRRKTRFMAKDDVFKHGVSGPLMRGMKHIPVDRTDGQPAYEEAVKALKAGEVVGVFPEATISRSFMLKKFKTGAARMAADSGAPLLPVVLWGTQQLWTKGRPKTLTKRHVPVTIMIGEPIELAPGDKPVMVTRRLRAAMSEMLDKAQREYPGTPAGPEDSWWLPAHLGGTAPTLEVAEAAEEAEAAAKAERRAEK